GCAGTAATATCCACTGCAGAATTCTAAATGGACAGAATAGCATATATAATCCTGCCATCAGAATTGTTTCTgataatctgaaaataatatgTCTAAATAGTGTTTTCAGTGggttttgcaaatttttttaagtCGCAAATagaagctttttctgttttagtacAGATCATTGATGTTACGAATTCACTGCAGGATACCTGATAAATGAGTTTGCTATTGCTTTCATTGACCTGCAGACTTATAAAAGCAGAGATACTCTGAGTAAAGATTATTCAGTTGCATTGTGGTGATTGACCTAGTATGAAATGATAAGGAACTTTTCCATTGGCAAGCTATTTGGTTCTGTCTTGATCCTCAGTTACGCACAGGGCAAAATTATGGCAGGCATATGATCATGATCTAGTAATGTATGTGATGTATCACCATCAAAATAGGAAATGGCAAACTCCTTAATTCAGTTACAGATTCTTATGCTAGTTTATAGGGTACATCTATATTTTCAGCCTCGgcttctttttttgtgctttctttcctccatgCTTTTGTTGTTCTCCAGTGGATATTATATAAAGCAAGCCAAAGCCTTGTATATGAGGTATTCTATAGCAGCCCTAAGCAGCATttacacaaaattaatttccactATTGAAGTATCTGTGGTCGAAATGGTAGCGAATTTAGCTGCCTATATCTGTCTCAATTGAGTCTGTGAACTGCAATTTTTCAAAGATTTGGAATTGCTGAACTGGGATGGCTTTTCATCGGGATAAATGGTGAAGCACATATCTAATAGAAAGGCTTCCTCTGGCTTTCAGTACCTATTTCAAAGGATGGAAGCCCTAATGGTTTTTAAAtgtcataatttttaatgagaaaaacaacttcACCTCACTTTGAGGTGAAATTCCTACCCCATTTTGGTTGAAAATATAGTAGGAAAGAAATTCAGCATGGCAGACTTCAGCCATAATGGCTGAAGTTCAGCATCTGGGCAATTAGCAATTTTATATTAATGGGTAATGTTTACAAGATACTATTATTGGTGCAGGAGTCCTTTGTAATACAAGTGAAACAAACTAAATATTAAGACTTCTGAACAGGATGTTCAAAACGGGAAGAGAATACACTCTGTATACAAAGCataagtatttcattttctttttaggtCCTGCCCTAAGTGTGAAAGTTATGACCGATGAGAGTGGAAAATCCAAAGGCTTTGGCTTCGTTAGTTTTGAAAGACATGAAGATGCCCAAAAAGTAAGCTTTTGGACTTCATTTTAGGAATTCTATAACTGATACCCAAATAATATGTTTCATGGAGTGATTTGAAATCTTGTGAATTCATTAAGGGTTTTTAATTGGTCAAGGACACTGCAAAAAAAGGTATCTGCTTCCTAAATGACTTAGCATAGTTTCTGTCATTTAGAATGCTTTCTTACAAGCAAATGCCAGTTGATTTGAGGAGCCTATTAAGTCAAGATACTCTGAGACAGCTGGAACTAGTGTAGAAATGGGGAATCTTGAATAATTTAATGACCTGTTGTAGTTGGGCTTAAAGGTTTCGATGAGATTTGGACTCCCTCATGCTGGGCAACATACAAGCGTACTAAATTATTACATCTCTGCAAAACCCAGATGAATCGTTGGATCCAATTTGGTTGCACAAAACATTTGAGCAAGGCATAAAGGACCATGTTTTCAAACTTCAGCGCTGCAAAGTCAGCAGGAAAGCTATTAGTTTTATGGAGCACGTTTGTCACAGCTATAAGAAAATAGTCATAGAGCCCTGTGATGTTGCTTTTACTCTGAAGAGTAACTTTGGAAGAAGGGTCCTTTTAATTCATGTGTCTGTCTATAACATGCCAGTCTGCTGTATAACTTAATTCTTTGTCAGCTGGTTGCTTTGATGTGTCAGTTGACTGTGGCAGTGGGGACATAGCATCAGGAGAAAAACTCAGCACAGAGCAAATGAGGGCAACAAAcagtttgcttttcaaaaggcatttcagTGATTTGTCAGTACTGCAAGTGTACAAGCAAGAGATTAGAACAAATCCTGTCTGTCTTACATCTACATTGTTCAGTCTTGCATACATTCATTGATGAATTGTTTCTCTTACAGTAATCAGAATCACGTGTTGGGtgttttaaataacataaaattcTAATATGTCAGTAAATGTGTGTTTAATGGCTTTGATCATGAAGGTATACAATAACTGGTgacttctggttttaaattaattgaataAATCTGTGCCAGAGTTTTCACATCTTAATAGTTGTAACTCAAAAcagcataaaggaaaaaagttcatATTTTCATACTCTTTAAGTATTTCCttaatgaaagattaaaaatttaaaaaagcaagccatATATGCCAGCTGCAGCTTAACATATAGTATAAGAAAATCTGGTAGATACTACAGTTTCAgatgttacttttaaaaacagaagtcagGTGTGTGAATTAGAGCTTTTCAActtaatttactttcttttttctgcctttagcAAGATAAGGCTGGAGAAATAGTTCTTCCTTATGtgacttgatttctttttttccccaacttcACAAGTTTTTTGCATCCCTTGTGACTTTTCTTTAACTGGACAGAAGCACACtcagaaatttccattttactttAAGCAGGGAAGTCTTGGGGTATTTTGTTTCAGCTAGTGGTATTTTAGATGAATTGGCTCTTTCTGGAATCCTTATgtaactttttatattttaattactttttttttttgtatgcctGAAAAACACTGGAATATAAAGCACTGCTAACCTCTTGTTTATTAATGAAGGCTGTAGATGAAATGAATGGGAAAGAGCTCAATGGGAAACAAATCTATGTTGGCCGGGCTCAGAAAAAGGTGGAAAGACAGACGGAGCTGAAGCGCAAGTTTGAACAAATGAAGCAGGACAGGATCACCAGATACCAGGTTCAGTTTTAATTCAAAAGGACTAActttattctattattatttttagatttacccagaccttttcctttcaaaaataacttgccttttttttttagggtgtAAACCTTTATGTGAAAAATCTTGATGATGGGATTGATGATGAGCGTCTTCGAAAAGAATTCTCCCCATTTGGTACAATCACTAGTGCAAAGGTAAAGTTTATAGATTGTGCTCgtcctttctctgaaaatgaaCAGTGATCCTTCACCAAGGAAGAGTGATTTATTTCATTGACTAACAGATGTGACCTAGTCACTTATCACTGCTACTATATACTATATATGTGGACATCTGCTCTCTTGATTATTGTACATCTCAGGTTAAATGCATGTGATCATCCtttcttgaaataaactgaGTACTGATATTAATGTGGGAAAAATGACACCTTTTCAGTGCAATAATGTGCTCGTTATTACTTCACTGAGATTTTAATCTGTGTTCAGTAAACAGTTAGCTATTAATTAACCAGTTATATTCCTTTTTATAAATCAATTCAGTAAAACAAACCTGTGGTCTCAGTTCTAgtaagctgaaaaaagaaactcttGCGAGTTGAGTAGATACGACATTctcttgttttaaaactaaattttgtACCGACAGGTCATGATGGAAGGTGGCCGCAGCAAAGGATTTGGATTTGTATGCTTTTCATCACCAGAAGAAGCCACCAAAGCTGTCACAGAAATGAATGGTAGAATTGTGGCTACTAAACCATTATATGTAGCTCTAGCCCAGCGTAAAGAAGAGCGCCAAGCTCATCTCACCAACCAGTATATGCAGAGAATGGCAAGTGTAAGAGCAGTACCTAATCCTGTAATCAACCCTTACCAACCAGCACCTCCTTCAGGTTACTTCATGGCAGCTATCCCACAGGTACGTACAGAGATGAGTAACTGAGTATTTTGTAGAAAAacgtgtatgtatgtgtataaaatCTGTTTAGATTTAACAGTAAATATAACTATTAGTGTGTGTCCATAATTTCAGCATTCCAGTTTCATAGCAGAAAGGTGGTGGACTGTCCAGCATGCCCTTCAAAGATAACAAAGTTAcacaatgtttttatatttgACAGACTCAGAACCGTGCTGCATACTATCCTACTAATCAAATCGCTCAACTTGCTAGACCTAGTCCTCGCTGGACTGCTCAGGGTGCCAGACCTCATCGTAAGTCACTTCTTTACCTCTTTCCAGTGATTGCGGTAAACTCCATAGCATTTGCCTTTGcactttgaaatacattttcatggCATTACAGTATCAGTCTTCTCTTTGCCATGTTAGTGGTATTACTTCTGAATTCTTTTCACCATCCAGTGTTTCAGCATGTAACTTAATCTATTTTCTCTAAAACATAGCATTCCAAAACATGCCTGGTGCTATCcgcccagcagcacccagaccACCATTTAGTACCATGAGACCAGCTTCTTCACAAGTTCCACGAGTCATGTCAACACAACGTGTTGGTGAGTTTTATTTATGCAAACTTTAAGTATTAgacttcctttttaattttgctgattCAAAATGATCTCTCAAAAGCATTCGTAAGTTCAGTATCACATGTGGTAACACTTCCCTCCCTTTCTGGCTCTTAATAAATGAGTAAGCTAGTATCACCTTCTAGTAGTTGCTTTAAATATTGTTCCAGGAAAGACTCCTGTGGTCCCATTTCTTTAGCATgaagcatttcttcttttagtgTACATTTTAGTAATGCTATATGACAGCTTCTGCCATTTCTAAACATCGTTGTGGCAATTGTAATAATAGGTTGCATGTAGAAATACTGAGATAGAATTTTAGCTCTTACTGTTTTGTCATAGAATACTGGGAGCCAGTGTCACGTATGCAGAATCTGCACATCACTGAATGAATGAGAATTGATTGTAGTGGAGTCTTAATTCTCTCAGAATGTATTAGGCAGTAGCATTTTTTAGCTATCTACTTCATGAAAGTATCTGTTTTAGGATGACTGTTGACGTAACGTGCTCAGGAGATCAAGTGTCCTTTGGGGttagaatgaaattaaattaatagtCAACCAAAGTTAATATTTTCTCACAGATCTCTTTTCAATAGCGtgtaagaaaagcaatttgttAGTGAAGTGACTGGAAAGTAATATCCAGTAAATTTTGAGCTTTGAACCTTCAGATATGACCAGTGATGTGACAGTTGACGATACTACTGAGATGAATCTATAATACAATACCTAAATTAGGTATTCTGTTTGGGCTGGTTTGTTTAGTTATTTTGTAACTTGTAGAGTGTaggctaaataaaaaaaaaaaagttattcacaTATggaattatgttattttttcagctaATACATCAACACAAACAATGGGTCCAcgtcctgcagcagcagctactGCAGCTACTCCTGCTGTACGCACAGTACCACAATACAAATATGCTGCAGGTGTTCGTAATCCTCAGCAGCATCTTAATACACAGCCGCAGGTTGCTATGCAGCAGGTATGTAATTTTAGGAACTGGTCCGTGCTTCTGCTGGTGGTttttgcagaggaaggagggggcACTTATGATTGAGTTGTCTGTGTTATTCTAGAATTCAGGCCCTGCATTGTGGCAGCAGAGTTATAGCCTTGGGGTTTTAAGTATATTTCAGGTTCACATGGGACAGGATATGATCCTGTGTTACTTCATATTTTCCAGTTGCTTGGTACCCCAGCCTGAATTCTCCTTGTGTTTGCTCCACAACGGAGTGGTTGATACTAATCTCCAGCATCACTCAGCTCTGACCAGCACTATTTGGTTAAATTGACTTAGTTGTAATTTCTTCCATGTTTCTGACAGTGTAGGCATTGTTTATGCTGAGTTGTGGAACATTGGATATTTGAAGCTGCACCTAATTACGAActagaatttaattttgaaatggtgttaaattaattttcagcctGCTGTCCATGTGCAAGGTCAGGAACCCTTGACTGCTTCCATGTTGGCTTCTGCCCCTCCACAAGAACAAAAGCAGATGTTAGGTATGTACGTGATACCTTTCTCTATGCCTTGTAGCAGAAGGACAGTCAAAGTACTCTTTTATCAATctcaaaatgcagaataaatagTTTTAGCGGTAGAACAACATGTTTGTTTCCCTTAAATCTAGGCTGTGGTTGTCAGATGAGATTTGTCACTCTGATTAACTTTCTTCTCTCTAGGTGAACGTCTGTTTCCTCTCATTCAAAGCATGCACCCTACTCTGGCGGGTAAGATCACTGGTATGTTGTTGGAGATTGACAACTCTGAACTCCTCCACATGCTCGAGTCTCCTGAGTCTCTTCGTTCGAAGGTAGGTGGACTTTTGCTTTACACTAGTTTTATCAGCAATCACGTCTACACTGATTTAACAGGTGTTTATGCTGGCACAGTGGAGTAGCAGcaatgcagcagcagcccaggctgaCAAGTTAGAATACCTTCTTTCAGAGGGTGGCAGTGGCTTACATTAGCATGAACTATAACTGTAATGttacccttttctttttaacaatgCAGACATTGTATGTATAATTTAAACTGTTCCATTAacttaaatacacagaaattacTAAGCttcctttattaatttttcttttttacttaaCAGGTTGATGAAGCTGTAGCCGTACTACAAGCCCACCAAGCTAAAGAGGCTGCTCAAAAGGCAGTTAATAATCCCACTGGGGTTCCAAGTGTCTAATAAGTAAGTTTTCTGAGCACTGTAGTTTTATAGGTTGACTGGGGCGATAGTCCTTAGTCCATAGCCTTGTAAGCAGCATGCTTCCAGGCTCTCTATCATTTGCAGCCACAGAAAGTAGCAGCTGTGGTCACAGttgtaaataaattttgtgCTCAATCTTGTTGTCCAGTTCTGTAGCTCTTGGTTAGCAAACGCTACTGACATGTCTTGCATATTTAGCTGGAATTAAAGCATTGTTTTGAACAACATATTTAGCAGGAATTAGTTCTAGGCATGTGTGGAAAAATAGGCAGTTCTGTCAAACACTACTGTTCAAGGGGAACTTGTGGAATTGAAGTAAGCTTAAAATGATACTCCGACTCTATATTTCCTTAGAAATTAAATAGCTTATTTACACTATAATTTGTATATACTTGCCAAAATCTACAattttacagtaattaaaaactaaactaTATATTGTCTTGACTTCACATTTTGGTGAATTTAACTTCAATGtcaattaaaatactgattttctttATTGCCTTCTGTGGGGTTAGTATCTTAATTTTGCATGACAGGAAGAGGCAAAAGGTGGTATCTACaatttttaaaggggaaaatgtgGAGTTGAGGATAATACAGGAGTCTATTCTCTATTCAGTCCAGTTAGGTTTTGCTTGTACATGAATTTACTTTCCACATTTTATAGCTATCAGCTGAAGATGCCTGCTTTAACATTTGATCacttaagattttcttttttcttgatcttttaatttctgcaacTTTCCTTTTGGAGGCAGAATTTGAGTTATGttttttccacacttctttctttttccatatattttttttgcgAGTGACACTTTCACACTGGAGATAAACAAGTGTTGAATAAGTTGTCTGTCTTAAACAAAAATGTCCAAACTTTGAGACCATTACTCTGTATGCTCCATGATGTTTTAGTAGTTGGAAGTTGAAAATACTGCTAGTGTAGTTATTTGATGAGCCTTGGTATGCTGGCCTTTAGAGGTAACCCACAGTCAAGCTAGTTACAGTAACAAATTATTGTGCATAGCCATTGTCTAAGGCCATGCTGTGCAAAGTCCTGTTTAGTTCTAGACTCAGCTTTGTCTTACCAAGTATGACAGACTTGGGATACTTCACTTCCCTGTCTCTAAAAAGTGGGGGATACATCTGACAGACTGCTTGTAAAGAACTTTGGTATGATTGATACTGTGAAAGCCCAAAGTGCTGTCTGGTGTACAGTCGCAGAAAGCATGTCAGAAAACATAaggtgtttaatttttaattttaaaacctaacaacattgtttttgtttgcagaaAGATCCGGGACTACAATCTAGAACTTCGCTTCAccgaagaaaaaaaaatctaaacatggaaaaactattaaatattgagaaaaacattgcaaaatataaaataaataaaaaaaggaaaggaaactttGAAGCTTATGTACAGAGCAACGCCGGGGCTAGCAAAACAAATGCTAGTCCTAGATTACttattgatttaaaatttaaaaaaaaatagtaaaataaaaaatacaaattaatgttttataaacCCGGGGGAAAAGAATTTTCAGCACAGtacaaaaatttaaagcattcctttctttaattttgtaattctttACTGTGGAAAAGCTCAGAATATCACCACTGTTTTAGTTGACAGTGAGAATTGATAGCTGAGCAAAGAAACGTAATTTGGATTATAAAATTCTTGGTTTAATAAAAATTCCTTAAACACTGACTTACTTGTGatggtttattttgttcagTGTACTTCTGATAAGGTTGTCATTCAGAATATCAAGTTAGAATCCCATTTTATAGTATGTTCTAGCAGTTCTAGAGAAGATTAGCCTACATTTAGCCACCTGTTACTGATAATATAAACTTAGGCATTAAAACAAGCGAAAAGAGCAGCTAGATTCATATCTGGGTTTAAAATCCTTAATAGCATGATGTCTGAGCTCTTGTCATTGTCTAATTAGAAACAGACCTTTAAACACCCTACCTTGAGATGATCAGTAAGAAATGTTATTGTAAAAG
Above is a genomic segment from Ciconia boyciana chromosome 2, ASM3463844v1, whole genome shotgun sequence containing:
- the PABPC1 gene encoding polyadenylate-binding protein 1 isoform X2; the protein is MNPSAPSYPMASLYVGDLHPDVTEAMLYEKFSPAGPILSIRVCRDMITRRSLGYAYVNFQQPADAERALDTMNFDVIKGKPVRIMWSQRDPSLRKSGVGNIFIKNLDKSIDNKALYDTFSAFGNILSCKVVCDENGSKGYGFVHFETQEAAERAIEKMNGMLLNDRKVFVGRFKSRKEREAELGARAKEFTNVYIKNFGEDMDDERLKELFGPALSVKVMTDESGKSKGFGFVSFERHEDAQKAVDEMNGKELNGKQIYVGRAQKKVERQTELKRKFEQMKQDRITRYQGVNLYVKNLDDGIDDERLRKEFSPFGTITSAKVMMEGGRSKGFGFVCFSSPEEATKAVTEMNGRIVATKPLYVALAQRKEERQAHLTNQYMQRMASVRAVPNPVINPYQPAPPSGYFMAAIPQTQNRAAYYPTNQIAQLARPSPRWTAQGARPHPFQNMPGAIRPAAPRPPFSTMRPASSQVPRVMSTQRVANTSTQTMGPRPAAAATAATPAVRTVPQYKYAAGVRNPQQHLNTQPQVAMQQPAVHVQGQEPLTASMLASAPPQEQKQMLGERLFPLIQSMHPTLAGKITGMLLEIDNSELLHMLESPESLRSKVDEAVAVLQAHQAKEAAQKAVNNPTGVPSV
- the PABPC1 gene encoding polyadenylate-binding protein 1 isoform X1, producing MNPSAPSYPMASLYVGDLHPDVTEAMLYEKFSPAGPILSIRVCRDMITRRSLGYAYVNFQQPADAERALDTMNFDVIKGKPVRIMWSQRDPSLRKSGVGNIFIKNLDKSIDNKALYDTFSAFGNILSCKVVCDENGSKGYGFVHFETQEAAERAIEKMNGMLLNDRKVFVGRFKSRKEREAELGARAKEFTNVYIKNFGEDMDDERLKELFGKFGPALSVKVMTDESGKSKGFGFVSFERHEDAQKAVDEMNGKELNGKQIYVGRAQKKVERQTELKRKFEQMKQDRITRYQGVNLYVKNLDDGIDDERLRKEFSPFGTITSAKVMMEGGRSKGFGFVCFSSPEEATKAVTEMNGRIVATKPLYVALAQRKEERQAHLTNQYMQRMASVRAVPNPVINPYQPAPPSGYFMAAIPQTQNRAAYYPTNQIAQLARPSPRWTAQGARPHPFQNMPGAIRPAAPRPPFSTMRPASSQVPRVMSTQRVANTSTQTMGPRPAAAATAATPAVRTVPQYKYAAGVRNPQQHLNTQPQVAMQQPAVHVQGQEPLTASMLASAPPQEQKQMLGERLFPLIQSMHPTLAGKITGMLLEIDNSELLHMLESPESLRSKVDEAVAVLQAHQAKEAAQKAVNNPTGVPSV